From a single Drosophila sulfurigaster albostrigata strain 15112-1811.04 chromosome 3, ASM2355843v2, whole genome shotgun sequence genomic region:
- the LOC133843108 gene encoding uncharacterized protein LOC133843108 produces MEERAVLANIATIITKDLLIDDPTKHNINCGFSNSSFPLLDESDDDEAEIFALMQRKRADTKNPGKETTATLKRRQVDKVPRETFKSRKTNKLEWEYAELNLLHRYVDAQFESFLHMRKLTYLKIQQELHPILERNVLPGYPTPQTTLALALWKLSTDEHFEEIARKFQFPWSLCQQVVRSFWHIISDNYESFIKWPNSLEAQQSTLQGFQSVSQLSCFRDLFGIIVLKRVDIFMESEHAEVAVVLQLICNAENKIIDCYVELEQDYSFEESPIGQTLALNPRTMPAGSYLIGSHSFPLKSYLIRPIEAECFRKDVVFNGLLEPAFQLADNVLDSLARRFQTLYALEARDLNEVRLIVESICAMHNLCVDYEDDYLEVDSGGAHQKCSWGGVLSERRGSEKDAKGLHRRVELIDALVNTDEGD; encoded by the exons atggAGGAACGTGCCGTTTTAGCTAATATCGCTACAATTATTACCAAGGACTTGCTCATCGATGATCCGACCAAACACAACATAAACTGCGGCTTCTCCAACAGCAGCTTTCCACTGCTCGATGAAAGCGACGATGATGAGGCGGAGATTTTTGCACTAATGCAGCGCAAGCGAGCCGATACAAAGAACCCAGGAAAggagacaacagcaacattaaaGCGCAGACAGGTCGATAAAGTACCAAGGGAAACATTCAAGTCCAGGAAGACGAACAAATTGGAGTGGGAATATGCAGAACTTAATTTACTACATCGCTATGTGGATGCTCAGTTTGAATCCTTTTTGCACATGCGAAAGCTCACTTATCTG AAAATACAGCAGGAGTTGCACCCGATTCTGGAGAGAAATGTGCTCCCGGGATATCCCACGCCACAGACAACACTCGCCTTAGCTTTGTGGAAACTCTCAACGGACGAACATTTCGAGGAAATTGCTCGAAAATTTCAGTTTCCATGGTCGCTGTGCCAGCAAGTGGTGCGCAGCTTTTGGCACATTATCTCCGACAACTACGAAAGCTTCATCAAATGGCCCAACTCTCTGGAGGCTCAACAGAGTACTCTGCAAGGGTTTCAGTCTGTGTCCCAGCTAAGCTGCTTTCGCGACCTCTTTGGCATCATTGTCCTTAAACGCGTCGACATCTTTATGGAAAGTGAGCATGCCGAGGTGGCTGTGGTTCTGCAGCTCATCTGCAATGCGGAAAATAAGATCATCGATTGTTATGTGGAGCTGGAGCAGGATTATAGCTTTGAGGAGTCGCCCATTGGACAAACACTTGCCCTCAATCCACGCACAATGCCAGCTGGCAGTTATCTCATTGGCAGCCACAGTTTTCCTCTCAAATCCTATTTGATACGACCCATTGAGGCGGAATGCTTTCGCAAAGATGTAGTATTCAATGGGTTATTGGAGCCAGCTTTTCAATTGGCTGATAATGTGCTAGATAGTTTGGCACGTCGATTTCAGACGCTGTATGCACTGGAGGCGCGTGATTTGAATGAGGTCCGGCTGATAGTGGAGAGCATTTGTGCCATGCATAATCTGTGCGTCGATTACGAGGATGACTATTTGGAGGTGGATTCTGGGGGAGCGCATCAGAAATGCAGCTGGGGTGGAGTGTTATCTGAGCGCAGAGGTAGCGAGAAGGATGCCAAAGGTCTGCACAGACGAGTGGAGCTCATCGATGCATTGGTCAACACTGATGAGGGCGATTAG
- the LOC133840045 gene encoding gastrula zinc finger protein XlCGF67.1-like yields MMRITSTTTTTKTPRECHRQVVHTNVPNVQRLSIAWTRSNHICARTLASVPTRVRIVRASLPKVIMPGITLMPTTDSDHISVRIAQRCLPRNPNLRAHIILHTGKAYKCSHCSKSYARNYDLKTHLRIHSGDRPHTCSFCSKGFNRRRDLERHIRLHTGQQPFKCSNCGQRFSRKDQLLIHERNHECEV; encoded by the coding sequence ATGATGAGGATtacatcgacaacgacaacgacaaagacACCGAGAGAGTGCCACAGGCAGGTCGTCCACACGAATGTCCCCAATGTCCAAAGGCTTTCAATCGCCTGGACACGCTCAAATCACATATGCGCACGCACACTGGCGAGCGTCCCTACTCGTGTCCGCATTGTCCGCGCAAGTTTGCCCAAAGTCATCATGCCCGGGATCACATTAATGCCCACAACGGACAGCGACCACATCAGTGTCCGCATTGCCCAAAGGTGTTTACCCAGAAATCCCAATTTGCGTGCACACATCATTTTGCACACGGGCAAGGCATACAAATGTTCGCACTGTTCCAAGTCCTATGCTCGCAACTATGATCTGAAGACACACCTACGTATCCACAGTGGTGATCGTCCCCACACGTGCAGCTTCTGCTCCAAGGGTTTCAATCGCCGACGCGATCTCGAGCGCCACATTCGCCTCCACACGGGACAACAGCCCTTCAAGTGCTCAAATTGTGGACAGCGATTCTCGCGCAAGGATCAACTGCTTATCCATGAGCGTAATCATGAGTGTGAAGTTTAA
- the LOC133843114 gene encoding zinc finger protein kipf-like, with protein MEKVCRICLSNSDGMVDIFGEEQPEEEISLADMLNECIECKIRVDDNFPKLICWTCYLDAQTAYKFKRKCDQSYKLLTLKQEEQQHKQFLVDPVDEFCAILEELSKPDDNFVKEEPDENCDEEVVSPSTPERDSQQDAEEEEEELELPKTPPQQPQQSFDELMSPPFYRVPGTRLQPKIFSDASIGKNKRNR; from the coding sequence ATGGAGAAAGTATGCCGTATTTGCCTCAGCAATTCCGATGGTATGGTCGACATATTCGGCGAGGAACAACCGGAGGAGGAGATCAGCTTGGCAGACATGCTCAACGAATGCATCGAATGCAAGATTCGAGTGGACGACAACTTCCCCAAGTTGATATGTTGGACCTGCTACTTGGATGCACAGACCGCATACAAGTTCAAACGCAAATGCGACCAGAGTTACAAGCTGTTAACCTTGAAgcaggaggagcagcagcataagCAATTTCTCGTGGATCCCGTGGATGAATTTTGTGCCATTCTTGAGGAGCTGTCCAAGCCAGACGACAACTTCGTGAAAGAGGAGCCAGATGAAAACTGCGACGAAGAGGTTGTCTCTCCCAGCACTCCAGAGCGAGATTCGCAGCAAGACgctgaagaggaagaggaggaacTGGAACTGCCAAAGACGCCAccgcagcaaccacagcagagTTTTGATGAGCTTATGTCGCCGCCTTTTTACCGGGTTCCGGGAACCCGACTCCAGCCCAAGATCTTCTCCGATGCGTCAATCGGCAAGAACAAGAGAAATCGCTAA
- the LOC133843105 gene encoding DEAD box protein 52 homolog codes for MDTHDIFRQLTAGVRFTKKRTAPPAVNAKKSQIIAKEELPKPAKVAKLAEDDTATQQFRLLADNIGSNDTANPSKDKRKKANKKQLSPEQLEQRQREEQVQAIRKEHGITVLGKDVPAPISTFDELQQYKLLPRLKENLLSFGFEQPTPIQMQALPVLLKNRALMACAPTGSGKTLAFLTPIINGLRCHQTTGLRALVLAPTRELAQQIYRACMELTRSTGLRAHIISKVSEAQQQYGPECKQKYDILVSTPNRVRFLLQQQPPLLDLSRIEWFVLDEADRLMEDGKNNFKEQLDVIYEACTHSQKRVAFFSATYTVPVAKWALRHLKQLVRVTIGVANSATDTVQQELLFVGSESGKLIAVREMVRQGLQPPVLVFVQSKERAKQLFEELLYDGINVDVIHAERTQHQRDNCVRAFREGNIWVLICTELMGRGIDFKGVNLVINYDFPPTSISYIHRIGRTGRAGRPGRAVTFFTQDDTANLRSIAQIIKNSGGEVPDYMLKMKKVKKSEAKMRAKKPLDREDISTKIKAERLPLPREFDKTKKPLQAGKTEKQQKKKETGKNAGNKKSKKVKKAN; via the exons ATGGATACTCATGATATATTTCGGCAATTGACCGCAGGAGTGCGGTTTACCAAAAAGAGAACC GCGCCACCGGCAGTTAACGCGAAGAAGTCTCAAATCATTGCAAAAGAGGAGCTGCCTAAGCCAGCAAAAGTTGCCAAGTTAGCAGAGGATGACACTGCAACCCAACAGTTTCGATTGCTAGCTGACAACATTGGCAGTAACGACACAGCAAATCCATCCAAAGATAAACGTAAGAAGgctaacaaaaaacaattgtcaCCGGAGCAGTTGGAGCAACGACAGCGCGAGGAGCAGGTGCAGGCCATACGTAAGGAGCACGGTATTACAGTGCTGGGCAAAGATGTGCCCGCGCCCATTTCAACATTCGATGAGCTGCAGCAATACAAACTGTTGCCCCGCCTCAAGGAGAATCTTTTGTCGTTTGGCTTCGAGCAGCCGACGCCCATTCAAATGCAAGCGCTTCCCGTGCTGCTCAAGAATCGAGCACTTATGGCGTGTGCACCAACTGGATCGGGTAAAACATTGGCCTTTCTTACGCCCATTATCAATGGACTGCGCTGCCACCAGACAACAGGATTACGTGCTCTCGTCTTGGCGCCTACTCGCGAGTTGGCTCAGCAAATCTATCGTGCTTGCATGGAGCTTACTCGCTCCACGGGCTTGCGAGCGCACATCATCAGCAAAGTAAGTGAAGCGCAACAGCAATATGGTCCGGAGTGCAAGCAAAAATATGACATTCTGGTGTCGACCCCAAATCGAGTGCGTTTCctactgcaacagcagccgccgtTGCTTGATTTGTCGCGCATTGAATGGTTTGTGCTCGACGAAGCGGATCGTCTGATGGAGGATGGCAAGAACAACTTTAAGGAACAACTGGATGTGATCTATGAAGCCTGCACGCACTCCCAGAAGCGTGTGGCATTCTTCAGTGCCACATACACGGTGCCCGTGGCCAAGTGGGCCTTGCGTCACCTCAAGCAACTGGTGCGCGTGACCATTGGTGTGGCAAACAGTGCCACGGATACAGTGCAGCAGGAGCTGCTCTTCGTTGGCTCCGAGAGTGGCAAATTGATAGCTGTGCGAGAAATGGTGCGCCAGGGATTGCAGCCGCctgtgcttgtgtttgtgcAGAGCAAGGAGCGTGCCAAGCAGCTGTTCGAGGAGCTGCTCTACGATGGCATCAATGTGGACGTCATACACGCCGAGCGTACACAGCATCAGCGTGATAATTGTGTGCGCGCCTTCCGAGAGGGTAACATTTGGGTGCTGATCTGTACGGAGCTGATGGGGCGTGGTATTGACTTTAAGGGCGTTAATCTGGTCATCAACTATGACTTTCCCCCCACCAGCATCTCGTACATTCATCGCATTGGACGCACTGGTCGCGCTGGACGACCAGGACGCGCTGTTACCTTCTTCACGCAGGACGACACGGCCAACTTGAGAAG TATCGCACAAATCATCAAGAACTCTGGTGGCGAAGTGCCCGATTACatgttgaaaatgaaaaaggtGAAGAAATCCGAGGCCAAGATGCGTGCCAAGAAGCCTCTAGATCGTGAGGATATATCCACGAAAATAAAAGCTGAAAGACTGCCGCTGCCAAGAGAATTCGATAAAACGAAGAAGCCCTTGCAAGCAGGGAAAACggaaaagcagcaaaagaaaaaggaaacgGGGAAAAATGCAGGAAATAAAAAGTCTAAGAAAGTTAAGAAGGCAAACTAA